One Streptosporangium becharense genomic window, CAGAGCGGCGATCGGGTTGAGCGGGGCACCCGAGTTCACATATACGAAGACTGTTCCAAAAACTGCGCCGATCAACATAGCGGTCATCCGTTGCATGGAAAGCACCGTACAAGCGGCTTGATCCGAAGGGCGGGAACGACCAGAACGAGCCCTCTCCCGGCGGGTCAGCCCCGCCCGGGAACCTCCATCTCCCCGAGGAGGGACCAGTCGTCCTGCAGGATCGTCGCGTTGACGATTCGGGGCGTCTCGGCGAGATGCGGCGGGAGCGTCCGCTGCGCCTGCTTGAAGTGCTCGGACCGCACGTGCTCCGCCCCGGCGTCGGCGTCGCGGAAAGCCTCGACCAGGACGTACTCGGACGGGTCGTCGACGCTGCGGGACCAGTCGAACCACAGGCAGCCCGGCTCGGCGCGGGTCGCCCGGGTGAACTCCCCGGTGATCTCGGGCCACCGGTCGGCGTGCTCCGGCAGCACCCGGAACTTCGCGGTAATGAAGATCATTTGTTTCCTCTTCGCAGATGGATGGTGGGGGTGCACCCCCACACGGCCCGCCGACGATGCTAACGACTGCCCCGCCCACCCGGTGTGAGGCGGGTGGGCGGGATGGGGATTCAGGAGTAGGCGGC contains:
- a CDS encoding putative quinol monooxygenase, whose product is MIFITAKFRVLPEHADRWPEITGEFTRATRAEPGCLWFDWSRSVDDPSEYVLVEAFRDADAGAEHVRSEHFKQAQRTLPPHLAETPRIVNATILQDDWSLLGEMEVPGRG